A portion of the Rhinolophus sinicus isolate RSC01 linkage group LG16, ASM3656204v1, whole genome shotgun sequence genome contains these proteins:
- the HIP1R gene encoding huntingtin-interacting protein 1-related protein produces the protein MNSIKNVPARVLSRRPGHSLEAEREQFDKTQAISISKAINTQEAPVKEKHARRIILGTHHEKGAFTFWSYAIGLPLPSSSILSWKFCHVLHKVLRDGHPNVLHDCQRYRSNIREIGDLWGHLHDRYGQLVNVYTKLLLTKISFHLKHPQFPAGLEVTDEVLEKAAGTDVNNIFQLTVEMFDYMDSELKLSESVFRQLNTAIAVSQMSSGQCRLAPLIQVIQDCSHLYHYTVKLMFKLHSCLPADTLQGHRDRFHEQFHSLRNFFRRASDMLYFKRLIQIPRLPEGPPNFLRASALAEHIKPVVVIPDEAPEDEEPENLIEISTGPPAPEPVVVADLFEQTFGPPNGSVKDDRDLQIETLKREVETLRAELEKIKLEAQRYIAQLKGQVNTLEAELEEQRKQKQKALVDSEQLRYELAQLRAAQQEGERNQGLREEAEKKATATEARYTKLKEQHSKLVATHAELLRKNADTAKQLTAKQQSQEEVTRVKEQLAFQMEQVKRESEMKLEEQSDQLEKLRRELETKAGELVRVQEALSRTEQSGSELRSRLNSLSAERDALSSTVRQREADLQAAQGLVQEKEAALSQEQQLRSRERDELQGRLADKESQEQGLQQRLLDEQFAVVRCTAAEAERILQDAVGKLDDPLHLRCTSSPDYLVSRAQAALDSVSALEKGHAQYLTCRSDASALVASLTQFSYLAADAIINGSATSHLAPTDPADRLNDACRECGARALELVRKLQDPEALQKAQPGLTRPPLQDLLQLGQELKPKSLDVRQEELGAMVDKEMAATSAAIEDAVRRIEDMMNQARHASSGVKLEVNERILNSCTDLMKAIRLLVTTSTSLQKEIVESGRGAATQQEFYAKNSRWTEGLISASKAVGWGATQLVESADKVVLHMGKYEELIVCSHEIAASTAQLVAASKVKADRHSRHLGRLQECSRTVNEMAANVVASTKSGQEQIEDRDTMDFSGMSLIKLKKQEMETQVRVLELEKTLEAERVRLGELRKQHYVLAGVVGTPAQEEPVQPSVVSQSRTSKKPPLAQKPSVAPRQDQQLDKKDGVCPPQLLNS, from the exons GCCATCAGCATCAGCAAAGCCATCAACACCCAGGAGGCCCCCGTGAAGGAGAAGCATGCCCGGC GCATCATTCTGGGCACTCACCACGAAAAGGGGGCCTTCACCTTCTGGTCCTATGCCATCGGTCTGCCCCTTCCCAGCAGCTCCATCCTCAGCTGGAAGTTCTGCCACGTTCTCCACAAGGTCCTTCGAGATGGGCACCCCAAC GTGCTGCATGACTGCCAGCGGTATCGGAGCAACATCCGGGAGATTGGCGACCTCTGG GGGCATTTGCACGACCGGTACGGACAACTGGTGAATGTTTACACCAAACTCTTGCTGACCAAGATCTCCTTCCACCTCAAG CACCCCCAGTTTCCTGCGGGCCTAGAGGTGACAGACGAGGTGTTGGAGAAGGCAGCTGGGACTGACGTCAACAACAT CTTCCAGCTCACCGTGGAGATGTTCGATTATATGGACAGCGAGCTGAAGCTCTCCGAGTCAG TTTTCCGGCAGCTCAACACAGCCATCGCCGTGTCCCAGATGTCCTCTGGCCAGTGCCGCCTGGCCCCCCTCATCCAGGTCATCCAGGACTGCAGCCACCTCTATCACTACACGGTCAAGCTCATGTTCAAGCTGCACTCCT GTCTCCCGGCGGACACCCTACAAGGCCACAGGGACCGGTTCCACGAGCAGTTTCACAG CCTCAGGAACTTCTTCCGCAGAGCCTCGGACATGCTCTACTTCAAACGGCTTATCCAGATACCCCGACTGCCCGAG GGACCTCCCAACTTCCTGCGGGCCTCGGCACTGGCCGAGCACATTAAGCCGGTGGTGGTGATCCCTGACGAGGCCCCCGAGGACGAGGAGCCCGAGAACCTCATAGAGATCAGCACAGGACCCCCCGCCCCAGAGCCGGTG GTGGTGGCCGACCTCTTTGAGCAGACATTTGGACCCCCCAATGGCTCCGTGAAGGACGACAG GGATCTGCAGATTGAGACCTTAAAGAGAGAGGTGGAGACGCTCCGTGCTGAGCTGGAGAAGATCAAGCTGGAG GCCCAGCGGTACATCGCGCAGCTGAAGGGCCAGGTGAACACGCTGGAGGCCGAGCTGGAGGAGCAGcggaagcagaagcagaaggcGCTTGTGGACAGTGAGCAGCTCCGCTACGAGCTGGCCCAGCTGCGGGCCGCCCAGCAGGAGGGCGAGCGGAACCAGGGCCTGCGTGAGGAGGCTGAGA AGAAGGCCACTGCCACAGAGGCGCGCTACACCAAGCTGAAGGAGCAGCACAGCAAGCTCGTGGCCACACATGCCGAGCTGCTCAGGAAG AACGCAGACACAGCCAAGCAGCTGACGGcaaagcagcagagccaggaggaGGTGACGCGGGTAAAGGAGCAGCTGGCTTTCCAGATGGAGCAGGTGAAGCGGGAGTCTGAGATGAAG CTGGAGGAGCAGAGTGACCAGCTGGAGAAGCTCAGGAGGGAGCTGGAGACCAAGGCCGGAGAGCTGGTGCGCGTGCAGGAGGCCCTGAGCCGCACGGAGCAG AGCGGCTCAGAGCTGCGCTCACGGCTGAACTCCCTGAGTGCAGAGAGGGACGCGCTGAGCAGCACCGTGCGGCAGCGGGAGGCCGACCTGCAGGCCGCCCAGGGCCTGGTGCAGGAGAAGGAGGCGGCGCTGAGCCAGGAGCAGCAGCTCCGCTCCCGGGAGAGAGACGAGCTGCAGGGGCGGCTGGCGGACAAG GAGTCTCAGGAGCAGGGGCTGCAGCAGAGGCTCCTGGACGAGCAGTTTGCGGTGGTCCGGTGCACTGCTGCCGAGGCTGAGCGCATCCTGCAGGACGCTGTGGGCAAGCTGGACGACCCCCTGCACCTGCGCTGCACCAGCTCTCCAG ACTACCTGGTGAGCAGAGCCCAGGCGGCCCTGGACTCTGTGAGTGCCTTGGAGAAGGGCCACGCTCAGTACCTGACTTGCAGGTCAG ATGCTTCTGCCCTGGTGGCATCCCTGACCCAGTTCTCCTACCTGGCTGCGGACGCCATCATCAACGGCAGTGCCACCTCTCACCTGGCCCCCACTGACCCTGCTGACC GCCTGAACGATGCCTGTCGGGAGTGTGGGGCCCGGGCACTGGAGCTGGTGCGGAAGCTGCAGGACCCAGAGGCCCTGCAGAAGGCCCAGCCTGGCCTGACACGGCCCCCTCTGCAGGACCTGCTGCAGCTGGGCCAG GAGCTGAAGCCCAAGAGCCTGGATGTGCGTCAGGAGGAGCTTGGGGCCATGGTGGACAAGGAGATGGCAGCCACGTCTGCAGCCATCGAGGACGCTGTGCGGAGGATCGAG GATATGATGAACCAGGCCCGCCACGCCAGCTCTGGTGTGAAACTGGAGGTGAACGAGAG GATCCTCAATTCCTGTACAGACCTGATGAAG GCCATCCGGCTCCTGGTGACAACGTCCACCAGCCTGCAGAAAGAGATCGTGGAGAGTGGCAGG GGGGCAGCCACGCAGCAGGAATTTTATGCTAAGAACTCACGGTGGACAGAGGGCCTCATCTCCGCCTCCAAAGCCGTGGGCTGGGGAGCCACACAGCTGGT GGAGTCGGCTGACAAAGTGGTGCTTCACATGGGCAAGTATGAAGAGCTCATCGTCTGCTCCCACGAGATCGCGGCCAGCACAGCACAGCTGGTGGCGGCCTCCAAG GTGAAGGCCGACAGGCACAGCCGCCACCTGGGCCGCCTGCAGGAGTGTTCCCGCACCGTCAACGAGATGGCCGCTAACGTGGTGGCCTCCACCAAGTCGGGCCAGGAGCAGATCGAAGACAGAG ACACCATGGACTTCTCCGGCATGTCCCTCATCAAGCTGAAGAAGCAGGAGATGGAGACCCAG GTGCGAGTCCTGGAGCTGGAGAAGACCCTGGAGGCGGAGCGCGTGCGGCTGGGGGAGCTGCGGAAGCAGCACTACGTGTTGGCCGGGGTGGTGGGGACGCCCGCCCAGGAGGAGCCCGTCCAGCCCAGCGTGGTCTCCCAGAGCCGGACGTCCAAGAAGCCGCCTCTGGCCCAGAAGCCCAGCGTGGCCCCCAGGCAGGACCAGCAG CTGGACAAAAAGGATGGTGTCTGCCCGCCTCAACTCCTGAACTCCTAG